Within Aliidiomarina minuta, the genomic segment TTTTGTTCAGCCTGTTGCAGTTTCTGCTGGCTCAGGCGAGACAGCTCGATAGCTCGCTCAAACTGCTGCAATGATTGTTCTAGTGGAAGATCGCCCTGTTCCAGGTTACTGACGATTTTTTCCAACTCGTTCATTGCTTGCTCAAAGGTAGCTTCTGAAGTAGCTTGTTGGTCGCTCATGACGGTTCTCTCAGGGATCTTTGTGGCAACCTTAC encodes:
- a CDS encoding exodeoxyribonuclease VII small subunit codes for the protein MSDQQATSEATFEQAMNELEKIVSNLEQGDLPLEQSLQQFERAIELSRLSQQKLQQAEQKVSMLLRQGQEEELKPLADNGPTQTTE